The DNA region CTTCGGCTCCCTGGCAGCAGTTGCCGGTCTCGTCGTGGTGCTCGTGGACAACGAGGCGCTGCGTACGGGGGCGGCGGTCCTGGTCGCGTCGGTGGCAGCGGTCCTCGCGGTGATGGGCACCGTCCCCGCGCGCCGCTTCCCCAAGGCGATCCGCGAGGCGTTCATCGCCGTCGGCATCGCCGCGCTCGGAAGCTTCGCCGCGCTCGGGTTCGAGCCGGTCGTGATGGTCTCCCGATTCGAGTACGCGACGCTCGCCTGCTCGCTCGCGATCGCCTTCTTCGCGGTCTACCGCCTCGGCGCCGGCCTGCACGGTCTCGGCCGGCGGGGTGCGATCGTGGTCGGCATCGGCGGCCTGATGCTCGCGCTCACCCTGATCTACGCCGAGATGCTGCGTCGCTACGGCAGCACCGGCCTGCTCGACTCGATCGACGAGATGCAGCGCTGGTGCCGCATCCACATCGGTGGCTACCCGCACCCGATCCAGGCGTTCTTCGGCGTCCCGGCGCTCGTCTGGGGCACCCACATGCGCTCCCGGCGCCGCCAGGGCTGGTGGGTCTGCCTCTTCGGCGTCGCGCTCACCGCGCCGGTGGCCAGCACGTTCCTCAACCCCGACGTCGGCCTCGCCGAGGCCGCCCTCTCGGTCGTCTACAGCATCCTCGTCGGCCTGGTGATCGCGTTCGTCATCATCCGCATCGACCTCGCCCTCACCGGCTCCACGGCCGCCGGCAGCGGCCGCAGGGCGGCTCGTGAGGCCGATGAGGCCAGCGCCGTACGCCCCGAGCCGGGCCGCACCCACGCGCTGCTCTGACGCCCGTTCTGGCTAGGGATACCGCTTGGTAACCCGTACGTTCTCGGGTATGAGCCGCAGAACCCCCACCACGATCGCCGCCGAGATGGTCGCCAACGTCATGAGTGTCGGCGTGCAGCCCGGAGACGAGGTCGCCGTCGGGGACACCGTCGTGCTCCTGGAGTCCATGAAGATGGAGATCCCGGTCCTCGCCGAGGCGCCGGGCACCGTGGTGGCGGTCAAGGTGGCCGCCGGGGATGTCGTCCAGGAGGGTGACGTTCTCGTCGAGTTGAGCGCCTGACCTTCGGGCGCACTAGACTCGGCCACGCGCCCCCGGGCGCATGGAGGGATGCCGGAGTGGCCGATCGGAACCGCCTTGAAAGCGGTCGTAGGGAGACCTACCGCGGGTTCGAATCCCGCTCCCTCTGCCAGACTCACACCTCTTGCAGGTGCCGATCCACGTCGATCATCAACCGCCGCAGCTCGAGGAGGAGATCCTCGAGATCCGTGCGGTCGAGCACGTCGTCGGCGAGGACCGCGAGCCGGCTCAGCAGCGTGCCGCGGTCGCGCAGCGCGCCGACGTCGTTGAGCGCATGCCACTCCTGACCGTTGTCGAGGATCAGCAACGCCTCACGCACGCCGCCCAGGCGCTGGCGCACCGACCAGCGCCAGAGGCCGACGTTGGTCCCGGGGCGGGGAGCGGCGATAGCGGTATCCAGGGCCCGAAGAGCATCCGACATATTGGGAAGCACACCTGTCATGAGCAGATTGTGACCTAGGTCACGTAAAGGAGCAAGCCGATGCGGCTCCGGCCGCCCGTGTCGGTCACAATGGAGAGCGTGTCATCCGCAGAGCTCACCTACTACCGTCTCGCTCCGACCGTGCAGGCCCGCCTCCTCGGCGCCGCGGTGGTCGGCCTGGCGCTCCTGGTCTTCGCCGGCACGGCCGTCGTGATCGCGGCCCGGATCGACTTCGCGTGGATCTTCGTCCCGCTGGTCGTCGGCGTCGTCGCGGTGATCGGGTTCGGCTGGTGGCTTCGCAACAAGGCGTACGTCCTGCGCGCCAGCGCCCAGGGCTACAAGATCGCGTTCGTGCGGGGTGCCGGCGTCCGCGAGGCCCGCTGGGTCGACATCCAGGAGGCGGTGACCACCATGCCCGCCGGCACGCCGTGCCTCGAGCTGCGGCTCAAGAAGGGTGGCGCCACCATCATCCCGGTCACGATCCTCAGCATCGACCGGGAGCAGTTCGTACGCGACCTGCAGGCCCATCTGAAGGCCACCATCAAGCCGCTCGACCAGGCGTCCGGAACCCCCGAAGCACCCTGATTGGTCCCAGACGCGCTGGTCTTGTAGCCTGTTCGCGCAGTATGGAGGCGTCGCCTAGTCCGGTCTATGGCGCTCGACTGCTAATCGAGTTTGGGGCTTAAACCCCATCGAGGGTTCAAATCCCTCCGCCTCCGCTGGTTTGATCGAGTTTGACCCCCTTCTCGAGGGGGTCAAACTTCTTTCTGACCTGCAGTTTTGAGCATTGCAAAAGTCCGTACGCCGGAACTTGGGTTACCCGAAAGTCACCGGCCTGCACAATAATCATCCCGTAGGCCTCTCGGCACCAGAATCGGCCTCGAGACCAGGAAGGGAAGAACATGAAGTTCGTACGCACTGCTGCGGCTCTCGCGCTGGCCTCGGCGGCGACGCTTGCGGTCACACTCCTCCCCGTTGGCGCGACCCAGGCGGACATCTCCTGGGGATTCGGTGCTGAGCCGAAGCAGACGGTCCAGTCGGTGGACATCTCCTGGGGCCTGACTGACCCGACGGCCTCGACTGCTCAGGCGAAGGACATCTCCTGGGGCTGATCGCAGCGACCTTGATCAGTCGTCGAGCGCGCTCGACCCGCTTCGCCCGATCTCGTAGCCGAGTTGGAAGCGTGTATCGACGCCGTACTCTTCTTTGAGGTCGGCGACGTAGCCGGCGTACGTCCTGGGGCTGACGCCCAGCCGCTTGGACGCAGCTGGGTCTGAGTGGCCCTCGATCAACATCCTGAGGGTCATCGATCGCTGCTCGCTCGCGATGTCCTTCAGTGTGGAGGGGTCGCCATTGCCAAAGGGGCGCCCTCGTTCCCAGGCTCGCTCGAAGACATCGACCAGGTACGCGACGACGGACGGTTCGCGAACGGCGACCGCCACATCGACGCCGTCCGGGCTGGGAATGACGGCGATCCGGCGGTCAAAGATCAGCATGCGGTTGAAGAACTCGTCGAGCGTGCGGACCTCGCCGCCCGCCGCCGCGATCGCGGAGACGTACTCCCGCGTCTCGCTGCTGCGTCTTGCCGCGTGCTGGTAGAGCGTTCGCATGGTGACCCCGCGTTTGATCATCGCTTGCTCTTTGGCGATCGTTTCCGCAAGAGCGTCCCCGCCGGCCCTCCTGTTCTGAGGTTGAGCGGTGAGCGCCTCGAACTCACATTCGGAAGCGAGCGAGTCGACGAACGGCTGGATTGCCGGGCGATGAACGTAGGTGAACGGGCCCCGTTCGTCGTCAGGGGCCGACCGTCGCCAAGCGTTTCGCAGGGCCGTGAAGTTGTTCGCCCATTCGGCAGACTCCTGGAGCAGGCGAATGCCCTCCTGGGTCATAGGAGCGACGATCTGGGCCTGCACGGTTGCCGGGTCGACGGGCACCCAGCTGGACTCGTCATCGCCGGACTTGCGAACGAGGCCGAGCTCAGCCAACGTGGCCAGCGCGTCGGCGAACTCACCACCTTGGGTGATTCGCGCATCACCAGCTGGGATCCCGCCTCTGTCTGCGATGAGCTCGAAGAGCTCGATGCCCTTCGCCTCGAGCAGTGCACGCGTCCTGGGCGTGCGTCCCTCGTCGGTCACGTTCCTCTCCTCGCCTGATGGCGTGGGTTGACGCTTGCTCACGCTCCACCTCCCCGATGCTGTGGCTAGCGCCAGATCTTCTCACACGTGGCGATTTCTGGTCACGGACCATCTTCCGCTAATGTTCTACACGTTGCTTCGGTAACACTGCGCCTGTAGCTCAACGGATAGAGCATCTGACTACGGATCAGAAGGTTTGGGGTTCGAATCCCTACAGGCGCGCAGAGCATGACAACTTGAGAGATCGGCCCCTGACCAGGCATTACGCCGCCCCGGTTAGGGGCCTTCTTCATGTCGGCAAAGAGCCCGGAGTTGAGGGTGCTTGCTTTCACTAGCACGTTAGCAGCCCTCTGCTGAGTCGTCGTCGGCGTCGTCCTCGGGGCTGCTTTCAGGGGCGTCATCGTCCTACGGGAGCCGGTGAATGGGTCAGCAACGTCGGCTCCCCGCCGGGGATGACGTGGGCGTAGACCCGCCATCCGCGACTTCAACGTGCGCCGCGAGCGCGACATCCGACCCCCGGCCCATCGCCACCGGCTTCAGCAGCGATCTCGGCCTCCGAGTCTGGGTATTGCCGCTCGCGGAGGATCCGCCTGTCGGAGGGCATGCCTGACCCGAACCCCTGCAAGCCGTCGAGGCGGACATCGAAACGAGCGCACCCAACCATGAGCACGAGCGCAGGGCCGGTGTGGCCGTCTTCGGCCACGAGGGCAGCGTTAATCCCTCACCCGGCGAGCTCTCACTCGGTAGTCAGGTCGGGTGGCTAGTTGTAGGTCGGGGTAACTATGCCCCTGCGGGTATGGGTAACAAAAGGTCCACGGTGTCGGAACGTCGGATTAACTCACCCGTCGTAGTACTCGGCGCGATGCGATGGTCACGGTGCGTGTCCCTCGTGCCCTCGGAGCCGACGGCAGCAATCAGAGAAGTGTTGTCACGCTCGGCTCGGGAGGAGTCCACGTTGAAGGTTCGCCGCGCTTGCGATGTCGTGCTGCCGCTCACGTTCGCACTGTTGATGACGGCTGGGATCTGCGTGTTGCCGCCGGTGGTTATCCCGGCCGCGGGTCTGTCGACGATCGTGCCGCCCGCGCCTCCGGAGCGGTTGTTGACCGAGGCCGAGGCGGTTGCGCAGGCCCAGGAGACCGGTGAGCCGACGGTCGTGGACACGTTGACCACGCCCACTCAGATTGTGCGTGCGGTGCCGGAGAAGGGGCTGGTTGCCGAGATCAGCCCGGGTCCGGTGAGGGTTCATGAGAGTGATGGGTGGCATGAGGTCGATGCGTCTCTCGCGCCGGATGGTGCTGGTCGGCTGGCGCCGGTGACGGCTCCGGCCGAGTTCACGATCACCGCCGATGGGACGGGTCCGCTCGCGGAGCTTGCGGGTCCTAGCGGTGAGCAGATCGCGCTGTTCTGGCCTGCCGAGTATGGGGATCTTACGGCGCCGAGGGTGGACGGGAATCTGGCGACGTTTGCCGGCGTGTGGGGTGGTCAGGTCGATCTGGTGGTCGGCGCGAGTGTTGCTGGATTCCAGACATACCTGGTGCTGCACGACCGCGCTGCGGCTGAGTTGCCGCAGGTGGCCGACTTCCACTTCGACCTCACCGCATCCGGTGTTGACATCGCCGATGACGGGGAGGGTGGTCTGGAGGCGACCAACGGCACCGGCGAGGTCGTCTTCGCCTCTCGTCATCCAGAGCAATGGGATGCCGGGGATATGGCCGAGCCCTCTGGATCGGCGGCGAAGAGCTCGGCCTCCGAGCCCGGTCAGGCCTCTGATGCAACGGACCCGCCTACCGCGGAGGAGATCCGGCGTCTGGTGGAGCGTCCCGACGGTGCACGGTCTGCCGCGATGACCATGACGCTCGAGCCTGAGTCGACCACGACGGAGTCGCAGCAGGCCGTGACGGAGGGCAAAGCGGACAGCGGCCAAACCGCTGCTGAGCTGCATGTGCGCTCGGACAAGTCGATGTTGTTGGCGGAGGAGACCCAGTTCCCTACCGTTCTCGACCCCAACCTGACGCGCGCAGACCTGGGCGCCGAGTGGGGGATGTACTGGTCAACTGGCGAGCACTGGTATGGGGACGTGGCGCTGGGCCGCGCCGGGTACGACGGATGGTCCTCAGCGCCGAAGCGAGCGCGATCGTTCTACAAGTTCGACATCGAGAGCCTGCAGGGAACCGAGATCCAGGAAGCGACCTTCCTGCACATGCAGTTCCACTCTCCTGAGCACGAGTGCAACACCACGGGTGCCGGGATCGAGGTCTGGACGGTGGAGGCGTTCGACTCTGGGACGCGGTGGCCCGGTCCGGGGAAGGTCGGCTACCAGTCGACCAACTACAAGGCTCGCGGTCATGAGGACTACTGCTCGACGAACTACGAGAACGAGTGGGACGTCAAGAAGGGTCTGGTCTCGGACCTGAGCAATGGCTATGACCGGATGCGGCTGGGCATGTTCGCCAAGGACGAGACCAACAAGTACTCCTGGCGTCACTACGGTGCCTCTGATGGCGCGTACCCGAAGCTGCTGGTGACCTACAACCGGGCACCGAACGTCCCGGCCGGGCGGTTCACGGGGAACACCTCCACCGATGACGCGGTCCTGTACAACGACAAGTACTACGTGCGGGTACGGCAGCCGGTGCTGCTGGCGGTGACGACGGACCCTGACGGGAATCAGGTTCAACAGAGGTTCGTAGTGAGGAACTCCGCGGGATCGATCGTCGTGGACCGCCGGAACGCGTTCCATCCTTCTGGGACCAAGTCGGGAATCACACTGACCGAGAACTTGCCTGACGGCACCTATTCCTGGTGGGTCTACGGGATCGATTCGTATGGATTCCAGGGGCCGGCTTCGTCGTGGTTGACGATGGTGATCGATAACGTCAAGCCCGATCCGCCGGTGGTCGAGGCGCCCAAGGTGGGCTCGTACGGGCAGGGTGTCACGATCTCGATGGACTCGCCGTCATCTGACGTGCGGTACTACCGCTACGGGTTCCTCACCTCGGCTACGCCGAGTTCGAAGGAGGCATCGCCTCTGAGCGAGAAGGTGAGTGTCACGCGGACTGGACACATGGGCCCGGATTGGATCACCGCCACTGCTGCAGACGTCGCGGGCAACGTGTCGACTGCGAAGCAGTTGAAGTTCAAGGTGATGGGCGCTTCGACCTCGCATCAGTGGCATCTCGATGGCAACGGCGCGGACCAAGCGCCCACGGTGCAACAGCCCACGACCCTTGCCCTGTCAGGAGCACCAACCTGGGTGAACGGCCACGACCGCGACTATGACCCTGTCGGGTCTGGGGCGACGGTGTGGGCGGCCAATGACAAGGCACTGTCGTTGAACGGGTCCTCGCAGTATGCGAAGACGAGCGGTGAGAACGCAAACGTCACCAACCCGGACAAAGGGTTCGCAATCTCCGCGTGGGTCAAGCTCGACCCTGCCGCAGCTGACACGGGCGCCTTCACAGTGGCGTCGCTCGGTCTGTCGGACACCTCGGCGAAGAAGGTTGCACTGGAATATAGGTACCAGCGCTGGAACTTTGCGGTGAGGACCGGGAGCGCCTCCAGCAACAGTTGGGTGAGCGTGACCGGCCCGACCGGGTCGATCGGGCGATACGCCGGCAAGTGGGTGCACCTGATCGGGGTCTATGAGAAGGTCCCCTCCCAGCTGCGGCTCTACATCGACGGTATCGAAGCAGCGGCTCCGGTCGCGGTGCAGG from Nocardioides luteus includes:
- a CDS encoding biotin/lipoyl-binding carrier protein; amino-acid sequence: MSRRTPTTIAAEMVANVMSVGVQPGDEVAVGDTVVLLESMKMEIPVLAEAPGTVVAVKVAAGDVVQEGDVLVELSA
- a CDS encoding LuxR family transcriptional regulator gives rise to the protein MTDEGRTPRTRALLEAKGIELFELIADRGGIPAGDARITQGGEFADALATLAELGLVRKSGDDESSWVPVDPATVQAQIVAPMTQEGIRLLQESAEWANNFTALRNAWRRSAPDDERGPFTYVHRPAIQPFVDSLASECEFEALTAQPQNRRAGGDALAETIAKEQAMIKRGVTMRTLYQHAARRSSETREYVSAIAAAGGEVRTLDEFFNRMLIFDRRIAVIPSPDGVDVAVAVREPSVVAYLVDVFERAWERGRPFGNGDPSTLKDIASEQRSMTLRMLIEGHSDPAASKRLGVSPRTYAGYVADLKEEYGVDTRFQLGYEIGRSGSSALDD
- a CDS encoding LamG-like jellyroll fold domain-containing protein, whose product is MKVRRACDVVLPLTFALLMTAGICVLPPVVIPAAGLSTIVPPAPPERLLTEAEAVAQAQETGEPTVVDTLTTPTQIVRAVPEKGLVAEISPGPVRVHESDGWHEVDASLAPDGAGRLAPVTAPAEFTITADGTGPLAELAGPSGEQIALFWPAEYGDLTAPRVDGNLATFAGVWGGQVDLVVGASVAGFQTYLVLHDRAAAELPQVADFHFDLTASGVDIADDGEGGLEATNGTGEVVFASRHPEQWDAGDMAEPSGSAAKSSASEPGQASDATDPPTAEEIRRLVERPDGARSAAMTMTLEPESTTTESQQAVTEGKADSGQTAAELHVRSDKSMLLAEETQFPTVLDPNLTRADLGAEWGMYWSTGEHWYGDVALGRAGYDGWSSAPKRARSFYKFDIESLQGTEIQEATFLHMQFHSPEHECNTTGAGIEVWTVEAFDSGTRWPGPGKVGYQSTNYKARGHEDYCSTNYENEWDVKKGLVSDLSNGYDRMRLGMFAKDETNKYSWRHYGASDGAYPKLLVTYNRAPNVPAGRFTGNTSTDDAVLYNDKYYVRVRQPVLLAVTTDPDGNQVQQRFVVRNSAGSIVVDRRNAFHPSGTKSGITLTENLPDGTYSWWVYGIDSYGFQGPASSWLTMVIDNVKPDPPVVEAPKVGSYGQGVTISMDSPSSDVRYYRYGFLTSATPSSKEASPLSEKVSVTRTGHMGPDWITATAADVAGNVSTAKQLKFKVMGASTSHQWHLDGNGADQAPTVQQPTTLALSGAPTWVNGHDRDYDPVGSGATVWAANDKALSLNGSSQYAKTSGENANVTNPDKGFAISAWVKLDPAAADTGAFTVASLGLSDTSAKKVALEYRYQRWNFAVRTGSASSNSWVSVTGPTGSIGRYAGKWVHLIGVYEKVPSQLRLYIDGIEAAAPVAVQAATGDVPTIDQPSTETLMPVWVGAGAGSTPDSYFKGVIDEVRVYSGPLDPTGAYLVAHEVRKTP